The segment CATTATCCGCATACCCGAGTTTTCCATACAATCCGTACTTCTTCTCGTCGATAGCTCGCAACGTGCCGTTCTTCTTCATTGCCATATAGATTTGCTCCAACATTCCGTAACTCTTGATCAGGAAATCTCGTTGAGCCAATGCCGTAACGCGTTCTCTTTCCTCAGATTCGCAAATGATCTCTGGCTCGAACGAGTGTGAAGTATTGGTAGCCGAAATTGCCTGCTTCTTTGTCTATACATACGTTTGGAAAatcgtttcgttaaaattcaATGCTTTACAACGCTTAGTTATTTTGAAAAACCGACATTCGAATGGGAAGAATTCCTTCTCGATACATTCGCGCTCTTGTTCCTATCCTGATCGTGCGTCGTTGTACACTTCTGCGTTACCTTTGGACTCTCTGAATGCAATTTCGAATCGCTCCATTTGCCAGAAATCTTCTTGCTTTCTTGTTCCTTTATCTTCATCTATCGATAAAATTCGCTTTTATGAGCGCTTTTCGTACGAACAAGAATCGAGCTGTTCgttaaatatacttttacgtaAACTGATGAAACACCTCGTTTTCCTCCTTTTGAATCCTCGACGCTTCTTCCCGAGCTCTGGATGCCGCGGTATCTTGATACACGGAAATGCTGCTTTGTTTAAAGAATGGCTCGTACCTTTCACCGTTACAACACGGATAGATTCTGCGGAAATTGCCCATATGCTCGTCCTCCCATTTAAATTGCTTCTGCAGGTCTTCCTCCGGTTTGTCGAGCTTCGTTGTGCCGACCGTCGAATCATTCGTACTGCACCGAATTCACGATCCGAATTATCCCTTCATCCAGAAACAAGTTATGGTACGAGAACATTTCCACTAATTTACCTGCCGTCCTTTGTGTTTATTCCCTGAAGCAATCTATCCCTAACTCGCTTTCTATCTTCTtcgataattttcttcttgtcGCATTGCTGTAAATTTAACATTTCGAACGTACTCATCAGCAGACCTTCCTTCACATCCTTATCGATTTGCGCGTCCGTATGAAAACTCGGCGAGTGATTTACCTGAAGTATATTTTTTCCCATAAGCACGAAAAGTGTGTGCGTGCATATACTACGCGCCTACGTATTTGGtacgttattaaaattaagatcTCGATCGTTACCTCCAAAAGATATGGTTTCAACTTCCAATCGAGCAATACATCAAAGCCCAGTAGCTCGAAGCACGCGTAGGTCTTATCGTGCGTTGGAAAACACGTGTGATAACTGTGCTTCAGAACAGGATGTGCTGCCAAAAtcgtttttataataatctcaTCGATCTTACGCCATAGCTCATCCACGTCGACGTCTTTCATCTTGAACCACTTGTTCAGAGTGGATATTTTCCTGCATACGAAAGATTCTCGTCATTTTGAAGGGGATTGAACGAAACGAGAACATACCACCAACCTTTTGCTACCGATTTCATCGTCGATTACATACATTCGGCTGTGCTTATTGACAGCGTAATTCGTTAGGTGCATAAACACGTTGGACGTGTTGTGACCGGTTGGTTCCTTGTATCTGCTCGTGGCGAACCTGAAACGCGACACGGTAAAGAATAAATAACTCGAATTTAGTCATTGCGCACTCTTTCCGATCGTGCGTCTGCTCTCGCAAAGGTCAAGAGTTAATCAAAAGCAAAATGGTGAGTATATACCTCGCAAGACCGTCGTTGTAGACGTAAATCCTAAGGGGATCGCACGAGGTGAGCAACGCGTAGATACGAAGATCGAATTTGTAGCCGTCCACCAGGAAGGGCTACAGACACGAATGATCTTCACCAAAAGAAGAGTAGAAACGAACGATTAAAGTTGAAAATGCATACCCTAGCCACGTAAACCTGGCAGATCATTCGCTCGCTGGGTTTAACATCTTTTAAGTTTTTTGTCAAATAAATGCCGCGCCCTTGACAGCCTGTGTCAGGCTTGATGATGAAAGTTTTGGAGCGTCTCAATTTAGCATAGGCTATCGCCTCTCCGTGGCTAGACGTTTTGATCGACAGATAACGTAAATCTTCTCTAATGATACTATCGATTACTTCGATAAAGGACAGAACGTTCTTACTCTGCGGGAAAACACCACGTCTTGGGGAAGAAATTGTAGTCCTTTGGAAAAAGCCTCAGCATACGATTCAAGTTACGAGCAAGCAaatcctttctacagatttCTGTCATTCCTGGAAAATGATTCACCTTCTGATATCTTTTCATATCTTTCGCTCGTTCCACGCTCACGCTCAAGTCTGTCCAGTAAAGGTTCCAGCTGCTATCCTCGGTAACTTCTTTCATCCCGAAACGAGCCGCCACTCGTCTCACCGCGTCGTATTTGCAATTACTCGTGCATATCGTCAAGTATCTGTAATCGTAAATATCTAACGAATACGAGAAAACAAAGAGGAAAGCGAAGAATGATATTTTCGATTTCTTTGATAACGAGCTACTGTACctccgttttttctttttcttcgccttGATCGAAGTTCCTTCCTTGCGCGACTCCACGTCGGTCTCCACGAACGACAAATCAGCTGCAACATTGCGTGCATAAATGGAACTGTTTGCACGAAGCGCAAGCTTAGGAACAAATACCTTTGTCGTCTTTTTTATAAGCGAAACATTTAGAAGCAATCGGTTCCCGATCATTTTTAGTCGAATCGATAGATGGAAGAACGTTAAACGAAGTATCAGATACCACGAGTTTCTTGCATCGGTTTCTATACACTGTTTTACATGATCGCACTTCGGCACTGGAATCAGATTCACTGGTGATCTCGTTGTTTATCGGGTAACTCTTCTTCGTATCACCGGCTTCGATCTCGCGCTCCACCATCAAAGGACGTTTGTTGCTGCGTTCGATGAGGTTCATGACCGGCGTATCGCATTATTCTAAACGAACTGTCGTCGCATGGCTTTAATTTGATCATATGTCGAGCCAGACCTGCATTATACTTCGATCCGTCAATTTTATTCCGTACGCGGGACCGATCACCTAGACAAACGAGAAACTAATAATATCCTCGGTGAAAAAGGTATTCGACTGTGATCAATTTATTGACGTACAAGAAACCGAAATTCGATGCTATTTACAGAAACGCCCTTTCCAAAATAGATCGTCTCGTTTCACGCATCGCACCTCGCCTCAATTGTTTTTCCATTTCTCGAGGCAAGAAGGCAGCCTCGTAtcctaatttcaatttaaacgGTGCAAGACTTTTCAAGCAAAATGCATGGCGACAATGCGGGTTAATCGACGGTTACTGGCGGTGCAGCTCGTGTTAAACCTTTGCTCGAGAAACTTTTCGTTACTTTAATTACGGCGCAACGTTGCTTTACAAAGTTCGTGCAGTCGCAAAAGGGATCACGGAAACTTGCTACATATGTATGAAACAGCGTTGTCAGCCGTACGATTATCACGAGCACGCGCAGGCTTGTCTAACGTAACAAACGTGGCATATTCTTTGGAAAAAGATCTTTTATTATCTTTCGCTTATCTAAGACTTTACAGATTCGATTTCAAACTCGTCATATTCTCTACGATGTTCACAACGTTCAAAGCACAGCCCCAGCATAACGTCACGCCGCTCCCTCCGTGTCCGTAATTGTGTATTACCTGCAAAGGTTCGCATCAGTTTCAATTGATCGAAAACTTAATACGTTTCACGTTCGTCTAGCTTTGTTTTCGATACCGTAACTCGTCTGCCTTGAGAAGATCCGCAAACTTCAGCTTCAATACGAACTTGGTATCTTCCAGGTCTCAGGCCAACCCACTCCTTCGCTATTTCAGCTCCCTTTCAAAGAAAgacgattaataattaattgtcaTTACGTGttcgatttaattgaaaattttaagaaagCTATACTTTGAGAGCAGGTAAAATGCGCACACATCCGGTATAAATGAATTCTGAGTCTTCTTTTCGTGGTGTGCAGTCGAAATCGTTCTCTTGGTGCGTACCACCCAACACTACACTGTCGATGctttcgaaaaagaaatttcaacattatacataaataaatacaaaattaaattaaatcgtacgattgaaatatataataataatataatatacttcgGTATTATGTAATTCCCATCGTCGTCGTCTACCAATAACCCGTGCATTACCCAGGATGCCGTCACCTTAAACGATACAATGCGTAAAGAAATCTCATACCGTGCTATATCAATCTCTAAAACTACCAACCCTAGCAACTTGACCTCTGATGGACTTAACGGCGTTATCACCCACGAGTTCGTGTGCACCGAGGCCgctacaatttattattaaatcgtaTCCATCGTCGATTAGTTCGTCGAACGTGTGAATTTTCTTGTTTCGTAGTTTTCCATCTATTTGGAGGAATCGTTCCATCAACCAAGGCAACAATCTAACTGGCTCGCACGTATATGTCAGGAACATCCATCCGTGTCTATAATTCGTGACACGAATTAATTACAATGACGcgaaattaaatattgcaaGTGAATTCCGTTGATAGCGTACTTATAATTGGCATTCCACTCTGCGTTTAGTTTCTCCAATTCACTGGGATTTAGTTCGTACGCACCGTACACTATTTTCGTCCAGGTTAAATCGGAGAAACCATCGGGATTCCTGGTAACGCGGTATATCGGTATCAAGGAGAGTCCTATTTCAGAAGCTAAGCCCGCTTTCCAAAAGTTTTCCAACCATCGGTACGTGATTTCACTCCATTGTCTGTTAGCGTATAGTGCAGTTATAAAGCGAATATAAATTGAGCTTAATCCTCGTGAGCGAAGGCTGGATCATTGTTGTCACGATCGTTGAACGCTTTATTTTATAGCAATTGAGTGAACACAGTCAACTAAAAAAGGCTGTTCACCTCTGCGTGAtaactgaattaaaaaataaaaataaaatgtaacttGAGGAGTAATAAGCGTAAAATATTCGCATAAGCGAACCTTCGCTGTTTCGCCGAGGATTAAACTTCACCGATCCTTTCTCTTTGATTTCGTCACAATGAATTTTAACATAATGGCATTCGAGTTACGTGCATAGTTCACTTTTCCAGCTAGAGATAGCTCTCGGTAGCTCGAAATACTAAATACTCACGATATTTTGTCACAAGGAGTGTTTCCGAGAAGATAAGGACACCATAAACCGGCACTTCCGTCGCCGGTAGTAGCTGGTGAAAATTTATCCGAAAATATCTGCACCTCGAATTGTGGAAAACTGCTTTTCACCGCGAACGCACTTGTCATGCCGATCACACCGGCGCCCACCACTGCCACGCGCATTTCAAACGCAAATCCGATATATAATTTCACGACAAATCTCCAAACGTAACTAATGCTTCTCGTAACAGTATTCGTCAAAGatgtttaaaaagaaaaaaaataataattgcatGACTCGAACGATAACCCCGTCATTTTGCATTCGTAAATCACAGCACATAAATAACCGCTGCTCTTCGAATTACATCGAGCGAAGATAAATAGAAACAAATCGACCGATTAGCTGTACAAATTAAAAACACTACGATTCCTCGATGTTGACTAACATTCAACTactgattaatttttaagCTATAGAAAGTCTTCAAGAACGAACAATGATTTAAATACGATTAAGATGTGAACGTCGACCGAAAAATccgatttattttaatttcttttggaTGGAAGATTACGATGAACTTACGATACCACATATTCCTAGCATAATGCCACTTCACAGCCCGACAATATTATGCTAGAATATGGGAATCGCGGAAGTCAGCGCGCGGTAACTGTTGTGAAAAAATTACCGTGTCGAGGTCCAAGCGATGCTCGTTTCGTGGCGCACCAACGATAAACGGAGCATAATACTTTAAATTTCGCATCTCAAAGGTCTTATACTCTGCTTACCGATAGCACGACACACGATTTCGTTTTTACGGATATGACATTTTCGTGCTCGAGATCCATCGCAGGTCGCAAGCTCAACGAAGTAACCCCGAGGCGATCCTAGAAGGATCGTGTAGCGCTAAtcaaaaggaaatattttgaagcGGTCGTTTTGACGTACGATCCATCGACTGAGCCCTGCACACGTATCTGCCTCCCACAAGACGGCTGACCGAGGTGCCTGATGACAATTCACGATATGGAGTATTTGTTTACATCGCATACGAATACCATAGACATAATACGGCCCGGAAATgcgataaagaataaaatgacAGGATAGACGGTAATGTTCTTGGCgtcttaaaaaaagaaagttattttACTCGCGTCTATATACCTTACTCGAGAAATTAATCGACAACATATTCTTCAAGCTTGCGATTGTGCGAGTCTCCTAGGATCTACGATACATCGAAGACGTGTGTATATTCGTGGTACAGTTGAAGCGGAGAAAATTCTATGGCTGAAAATAAGacgaaaattaagaataagGCTGTAATCTTGGTAAATCAAGTTTGAAGATTTGTCGAGTACGTGAGCTGATAGATAAGAATTTCACTTTCAAGTCCGTTAATTGTTAagttaattgttaaattattataagtaTTGGGTTATGACAGGAAACGTgtctttataaatttattcgagAATACtcgattctataaaaattgctGGTTCCAACACAAACGCGACGATAATAAGAATTCTCGATCGAATATGCTCAACTATTAGAATATGAATTATCATAAAACACCTGAACCGTTCCTCGAGATCGTCGCCAGGGTGGTCAACGATCTTTCTCGACTGTTTTCGCGGTTCAATGGGTTCGGATAACAGACGCTTAGGTGTCTGTTATCCGAGAAGATTATCGACTCGGTACGTTGATATTACACCGTACTCTGCGTACCAATATTCGCTCGGAGATTCGCCTTGTAGTTCAAATGAAACggaataagaaattacaaaatgcttgctaataattcgaaaatgatttattaaaagaaaattaaaaaatatgtatatggtTAAAAGCTAATGATAAGAAATCGAGAAAAAAGCCTTACTCGTTAAACCATACACGCAGGAATGATATTTGTTAAGatgggggggggggagggggtataaataatttacgatgcataaaatattgatggtattataattcatattatatttgaaacttCGTTACCTTTTATAATCGCATGTATTAAATCTTCTACTGAAATGAAAcgtgttatattttcttagaaataagcaggttacataataattttgcTACTTTGGATTATGAATAAATCCGTAAAAATTAGACACACCACACTAATTCATAtcttcatataaaatatacattcttTCACACTATAATCAAATTCATGTTATAGTTTTCATGTATGAAATTCatgatagaattttaaatttttcgtaTAATAGACGACCTATTTAGATaagttatttcattataaataaatgtaatgaaaAAAGTCTGtcatttaatacatttttgtaatCCATAACTTAATACGCTTTTAactcgttattttataatccgtaaatagtataatttagcgacaataaattaaatttacgcctatatacaataatattaaatattttataaactattatgaattagtatatagaaatataatacacTGGTGTTTTCTCTTTGTATGTAAATTTGTCGGAAAATAATGTGAAACCTTCTGTCGCCTTcgttataaaaacatttttcaaaaaatgtacacaatattatacaaaattgatTTATCTTGGACGACTTTTATAATATCTTATTGAACCTCAAATGTTACAGTCTATTTGCCTGTAGAACCTTACTAAccaacattatttttataaatagaataatatactAGTGGTTACAttcataacaatttttattaaaataaaaataggtgTAAAAAGACAAgctataattttttaagtttGATATACTTGTGTATATATCAGTAAGAAAATTTGAACATTTTATGAATTTGATAAATGAAAGTTCTTTCGAAACTGAATATGCTATATGCTGTTTCAAAACTGGTACAAGAATCTTTTctatagaagaaatatttatcacaGATAGAGTTAAGTTATCATTAAAATcgcaataaaataacaaagtgCAATCATATGAAATTTGACActctttttataattcaatcaacattatatttattcaataatagttcttctttttcttgtcAATATTAAACTAattcttattataaataaaagatataaaaaagattacgcgttaaatgtaataatttttattgcgaTTTTATACCACAttttaagtataaatataaaatttttaaataatttataactgaTACAAAAATCAGTTATTTTATAGAGttactatataattaaatgtataaatctaaataatcaagggttatataaatataaagatttGTGTGATGTATTTTACCAAAGTAACTTAATCATCTGATTATTAGTCTGTATTCTGCTATCTCATCATTTGTCTAAATTTATCCAACTCGAAGATACTTTCTGACAATctgcaaaattacaaaataattaattatattttctgttaATAATTTCTCTCTTTATATAATCTGCAAAATACCTTAAAAGATgacatttacatataaaagtttaatataacgatgataaaaataagaataaatataaaatgcgcAATTGTTCTGCTTACCTTCCAATAGCGTTTATAAGTGCAACAATTTCGCTTCTTTCTAAGaagaatttctttctattaaaattatttaatgttgATTCCCATCTGTCGAATTTTCCtgagaatagaatttttaatgcTGTGCCCAAACCATGCGTTTGAAGTTTTCCCCAAAGTTTACACTTATCGCACCCTACGCAGTCCATAATACGAGATATATTCCTAAAATGTTGTCTGAATTGTTCCTTCAATAACTGAGCCTCAGCTCCACCAGTAAACATAACGCTTTCATTGAAATGATCAGGAAATGATCTAAAACGCATTAATGTTAAATCTATAAGCATCAATTCattagttataaattaatataattgattAGTTAAAACTAATACCTacttaacaacatttaaaatatcattcaTTGCCAAACGGGTGTCTTTATCTTGTGCTTTGTTACCAGTGTaatattcttctctttccaAATATGGTGCAGCTTTTGCCAAAGCTCTTAATTCAAGCagataagtaaaatataaattttttaaccaATTTGGACCTTCACCTCCTGTTTCCTCTGGTGAAAATCTTTTTTGAAACTCTTGCAAATTAGGGCCCCATCGGCCACCAGGCACTATCTCTAAATTGTCTTTTGGTGACAACAAGTATTTTGAAcacaaatgaatattaatactaGTATGAAGCCCTGATATAACACGGTAGAATACCCTTTTTTCCAGACACATccctacaaattataatatatcacaataaaatcaatgtatactttgaaatatattattagtatactattgaattaaaaatattcaccaTTTATTTTTGAAGACTGAATAAAATTATGCGGCGAATTTTCAGGTCTGCAattaagtatatgtatataaatataaaatgcagcagtttttaatatcttttttacctaattatctaaaataatatctatttttacctaaaacaattttccttaTAAATACTGCGCCATATCCTATGTGCACTCTGTCCTTTATAACCTGTATATCTTTCAGGATTTAGCAAAAGATCCACATATTCTCCAGGACTAGACTCCTTCACACAAAAATTATCTTGAGCATCATCATATTGTTTCCATAATTCAAAATCTTTGTAGTTCTCTGaactaaacaaaatatatcaaaatgaatttgaaatcttgtttataaataattctatttatgaATGtgctagaaatatttttctttacctAATTGTTGTGTTTAAATAGCCCAGTTCTTTATTATGATCTTTAGTCCTATGTAAGCAATCATCATATTGTGTTGAAGCTTTATATTTATCAGCAGGACTTTCATTAAAATGACTGTTCTTTAATATATCTCCTTTTAAACCATCTGGAATGTCTTCCtacaagtataaaaatatatataatatacataaatttcaacaatttgtataaaatgatattgtaatatatttgcatatagATCAAACTAACGTATTAAATACTTACTTCCTGACAAGGTTGTACATGACAGTATCTTATAGCACATTTACTATCATCAGCCCAGAAAGGGCATTcttgttttaaatttactttataaaaGCGAAAATAATCTCTGACTAGAAGACTCTGAACTCTtggataaattttcatattattaaagTAATCCACTGTATCCACATTACAACTGCAGTCATCAATTGATCCCTTCAACTAAATTGttataaacataatttaataacaaaattatgaaaaagatattaagtTAGAGATAATATAAGATAACATATATTCACATATGTTAAAGTTGACAGATTCGATTGTAGGTTATATTTACtctttataaaaaaagttgaATAACGGGAAAACAACGAGAATAATACCTTACAGAAGCATTGATCATTCTTTTCATTGTTCGTTCCAAAATAATTGGAATGTACGATAGAAGGTAAAAACATcgcaattaatattaatatgccGAACATATTTTCACTGGTTTCGCACTTCATAATTAAATTCACTGGTATACCTATCAGTCACGTTTTCTAATTGATAATAGTTATCGTACGTCACCGCGGTACTAACCGAGGTTTCCTCCTTTTATAACACCGACTAGACTA is part of the Bombus fervidus isolate BK054 chromosome 7, iyBomFerv1, whole genome shotgun sequence genome and harbors:
- the LOC139989365 gene encoding tubulin polyglutamylase TTLL13-like isoform X1, translating into MNLIERSNKRPLMVEREIEAGDTKKSYPINNEITSESDSSAEVRSCKTVYRNRCKKLVVSDTSFNVLPSIDSTKNDREPIASKCFAYKKDDKADLSFVETDVESRKEGTSIKAKKKKKRRYLTICTSNCKYDAVRRVAARFGMKEVTEDSSWNLYWTDLSVSVERAKDMKRYQKVNHFPGMTEICRKDLLARNLNRMLRLFPKDYNFFPKTWCFPADHGEAIAYAKLRRSKTFIIKPDTGCQGRGIYLTKNLKDVKPSERMICQVYVARPFLVDGYKFDLRIYALLTSCDPLRIYVYNDGLARFATSRYKEPTGHNTSNVFMHLTNYAVNKHSRMYVIDDEIGSKRKISTLNKWFKMKDVDVDELWRKIDEIIIKTILAAHPVLKHSYHTCFPTHDKTYACFELLGFDVLLDWKLKPYLLEVNHSPSFHTDAQIDKDVKEGLLMSTFEMLNLQQCDKKKIIEEDRKRVRDRLLQGINTKDGSTNDSTVGTTKLDKPEEDLQKQFKWEDEHMGNFRRIYPCCNGERYEPFFKQSSISVYQDTAASRAREEASRIQKEENEMKIKEQESKKISGKWSDSKLHSESPKVTQKCTTTHDQDRNKSANVSRRNSSHSNTKKQAISATNTSHSFEPEIICESEERERVTALAQRDFLIKSYGMLEQIYMAMKKNGTLRAIDEKKYGLYGKLGYADNASKSASICRHKCHLHQHSGMETRYEPWTSQSPQFCLKASKGKVLDDNFLFTSLKDKKLLCARFQSNL
- the LOC139989365 gene encoding tubulin polyglutamylase TTLL13-like isoform X3, whose product is MNLIERSNKRPLMVEREIEAGDTKKSYPINNEITSESDSSAEVRSCKTVYRNRCKKLVVSDTSFNVLPSIDSTKNDREPIASKCFAYKKDDKADLSFVETDVESRKEGTSIKAKKKKKRRYLTICTSNCKYDAVRRVAARFGMKEVTEDSSWNLYWTDLSVSVERAKDMKRYQKVNHFPGMTEICRKDLLARNLNRMLRLFPKDYNFFPKTWCFPAEFATSRYKEPTGHNTSNVFMHLTNYAVNKHSRMYVIDDEIGSKRKISTLNKWFKMKDVDVDELWRKIDEIIIKTILAAHPVLKHSYHTCFPTHDKTYACFELLGFDVLLDWKLKPYLLEVNHSPSFHTDAQIDKDVKEGLLMSTFEMLNLQQCDKKKIIEEDRKRVRDRLLQGINTKDGSTNDSTVGTTKLDKPEEDLQKQFKWEDEHMGNFRRIYPCCNGERYEPFFKQSSISVYQDTAASRAREEASRIQKEENEMKIKEQESKKISGKWSDSKLHSESPKVTQKCTTTHDQDRNKSANVSRRNSSHSNTKKQAISATNTSHSFEPEIICESEERERVTALAQRDFLIKSYGMLEQIYMAMKKNGTLRAIDEKKYGLYGKLGYADNASKSASICRHKCHLHQHSGMETRYEPWTSQSPQFCLKASKGKVLDDNFLFTSLKDKKLLCARFQSNL
- the LOC139989365 gene encoding tubulin polyglutamylase TTLL13-like isoform X2; the protein is MNLIERSNKRPLMVEREIEAGDTKKSYPINNEITSESDSSAEVRSCKTVYRNRCKKLVVSDTSFNVLPSIDSTKNDREPIASKCFAYKKDDKADLSFVETDVESRKEGTSIKAKKKKKRRYLTICTSNCKYDAVRRVAARFGMKEVTEDSSWNLYWTDLSVSVERAKDMKRYQKVNHFPGMTEICRKDLLARNLNRMLRLFPKDYNFFPKTWCFPADHGEAIAYAKLRRSKTFIIKPDTGCQGRGIYLTKNLKDVKPSERMICQVYVARPFLVDGYKFDLRIYALLTSCDPLRIYVYNDGLARFATSRYKEPTGHNTSNVFMHLTNYAVNKHSRMYVIDDEIGSKRKISTLNKWFKMKDVDVDELWRKIDEIIIKTILAAHPVLKHSYHTCFPTHDKTYACFELLGFDVLLDWKLKPYLLEVNHSPSFHTDAQIDKDVKEGLLMSTFEMLNLQQCDKKKIIEEDRKRVRDRLLQGINTKDGSTNDSTVGTTKLDKPEEDLQKQFKWEDEHMGNFRRIYPCCNGERYEPFFKQSSISVYQDTAASRAREEASRIQKEENEMKIKEQESKKISGKWSDSKLHSESPKVTQKCTTTHDQDRNKSANVSRRNSSHSNTKKQAISATNTSHSFEPEIICESEERERVTALAQRDFLIKSYGMLEQIYMAMKKNGTLRAIDEKKYGLYGKLGYADNASKSASICRHKCHLHQHSGMETRYEPWTSQSPQFCLKAR
- the LOC139989365 gene encoding tubulin polyglutamylase TTLL13-like isoform X4, with amino-acid sequence MNLIERSNKRPLMVEREIEAGDTKKSYPINNEITSESDSSAEVRSCKTVYRNRCKKLVVSDTSFNVLPSIDSTKNDREPIASKCFAYKKDDKADLSFVETDVESRKEGTSIKAKKKKKRRYLTICTSNCKYDAVRRVAARFGMKEVTEDSSWNLYWTDLSVSVERAKDMKRYQKVNHFPGMTEICRKDLLARNLNRMLRLFPKDYNFFPKTWCFPADHGEAIAYAKLRRSKTFIIKPDTGCQGRGIYLTKNLKDVKPSERMICQVYVARPFLVDGYKFDLRIYALLTSCDPLRIYVYNDGLARFATSRYKEPTGHNTSNVFMHLTNYAVNKHSRMYVIDDEIGSKRKISTLNKWFKMKDVDVDELWRKIDEIIIKTILAAHPVLKHSYHTCFPTHDKTYACFELLGFDVLLDWKLKPYLLEVNHSPSFHTDAQIDKDVKEGLLMSTFEMLNLQQCDKKKIIEEDRKRVRDRLLQGINTKDGSTNDSTVGTTKLDKPEEDLQKQFKWEDEHMGNFRRIYPCCNGERYEPFFKQSSISVYQDTAASRAREEASRIQKEENEMKIKEQESKKISGKWSDSKLHSESPKVTQKCTTTHDQDRNKSANVSRRNSSHSNVGFSK
- the LOC139989369 gene encoding D-aspartate oxidase-like, giving the protein MRVAVVGAGVIGMTSAFAVKSSFPQFEVQIFSDKFSPATTGDGSAGLWCPYLLGNTPCDKISQWSEITYRWLENFWKAGLASEIGLSLIPIYRVTRNPDGFSDLTWTKIVYGAYELNPSELEKLNAEWNANYKHGWMFLTYTCEPVRLLPWLMERFLQIDGKLRNKKIHTFDELIDDGYDLIINCSGLGAHELVGDNAVKSIRGQVARVTASWVMHGLLVDDDDGNYIIPNIDSVVLGGTHQENDFDCTPRKEDSEFIYTGCVRILPALKGAEIAKEWVGLRPGRYQVRIEAEVCGSSQGRRVTVIHNYGHGGSGVTLCWGCALNVVNIVENMTSLKSNL
- the Ero1l gene encoding endoplasmic reticulum oxidoreductin-1-like protein isoform X2, whose product is MKIYPRVQSLLVRDYFRFYKVNLKQECPFWADDSKCAIRYCHVQPCQEEDIPDGLKGDILKNSHFNESPADKYKASTQYDDCLHRTKDHNKELGYLNTTISSENYKDFELWKQYDDAQDNFCVKESSPGEYVDLLLNPERYTGYKGQSAHRIWRSIYKENCFRPENSPHNFIQSSKINGMCLEKRVFYRVISGLHTSINIHLCSKYLLSPKDNLEIVPGGRWGPNLQEFQKRFSPEETGGEGPNWLKNLYFTYLLELRALAKAAPYLEREEYYTGNKAQDKDTRLAMNDILNVVKSFPDHFNESVMFTGGAEAQLLKEQFRQHFRNISRIMDCVGCDKCKLWGKLQTHGLGTALKILFSGKFDRWESTLNNFNRKKFFLERSEIVALINAIGRLSESIFELDKFRQMMR
- the Ero1l gene encoding endoplasmic reticulum oxidoreductin-1-like protein isoform X1 — its product is MKCETSENMFGILILIAMFLPSIVHSNYFGTNNEKNDQCFCKLKGSIDDCSCNVDTVDYFNNMKIYPRVQSLLVRDYFRFYKVNLKQECPFWADDSKCAIRYCHVQPCQEEDIPDGLKGDILKNSHFNESPADKYKASTQYDDCLHRTKDHNKELGYLNTTISSENYKDFELWKQYDDAQDNFCVKESSPGEYVDLLLNPERYTGYKGQSAHRIWRSIYKENCFRPENSPHNFIQSSKINGMCLEKRVFYRVISGLHTSINIHLCSKYLLSPKDNLEIVPGGRWGPNLQEFQKRFSPEETGGEGPNWLKNLYFTYLLELRALAKAAPYLEREEYYTGNKAQDKDTRLAMNDILNVVKSFPDHFNESVMFTGGAEAQLLKEQFRQHFRNISRIMDCVGCDKCKLWGKLQTHGLGTALKILFSGKFDRWESTLNNFNRKKFFLERSEIVALINAIGRLSESIFELDKFRQMMR